A DNA window from Lutra lutra chromosome 8, mLutLut1.2, whole genome shotgun sequence contains the following coding sequences:
- the APOBEC1 gene encoding C->U-editing enzyme APOBEC-1 isoform X2, whose protein sequence is MWRNTGKNTANHVELNFIEKFTSERRYCPSTHCSITWFLSWSPCWECCKAIRGFLSQHPSVTLVIYVTRLFWHMDPQNRQGLQDLLKSGVTVQIMRAPEYDHCWKNFVNYPPGKEDHWPRYPELWMKLYELELYCIILSLPPCLKISRRNQNQLTLFRLTLQNCHYQIIPPHILLDTGLIQLPVIWR, encoded by the exons ATGTGGCGAAACACAGGCAAAAATACTGCCAACCATGTGGAActcaattttatagaaaaatttactTCAGAAAGACGGTATTGCCCATCCACCCACTGTTCTATCACCTGGTTCCTGTCCTGGAGTCCGTGTTGGGAATGCTGCAAGGCTATTAGAGGATTTTTGAGTCAACACCCTAGTGTCACTCTGGTTATTTATGTAACACGGCTCTTCTGGCACATGGATCCACAAAACCGGCAAGGGCTCCAAGACCTCCTCAAAAGTGGTGTGACTGTCCAGATCATGAGAGCCCCAg AGTATGATCATTGCTGGAAGAATTTTGTCAACTACCCACCTGGGAAAGAAGATCACTGGCCAAGATACCCTGAGCTATGGATGAAGCTGTATGAGCTGGAACTCTACTGCATAATTCTA agtcTCCCTCCCTGTTTAAAGATttcaagaagaaatcagaatCAGCTTACATTGTTCAGACTTACTCTTCAAAATTGCCATTACCAAATTATTCCACCCCATATCCTTTTAGATACAGGGTTGATACAACTTCCTGTGATTTGGAGATGA
- the APOBEC1 gene encoding C->U-editing enzyme APOBEC-1 isoform X1 — MASDKGSSAGDATLRRRIEPWEFEVFFDPRELRKEACLLYEIQWGTSHKMWRNTGKNTANHVELNFIEKFTSERRYCPSTHCSITWFLSWSPCWECCKAIRGFLSQHPSVTLVIYVTRLFWHMDPQNRQGLQDLLKSGVTVQIMRAPEYDHCWKNFVNYPPGKEDHWPRYPELWMKLYELELYCIILSLPPCLKISRRNQNQLTLFRLTLQNCHYQIIPPHILLDTGLIQLPVIWR, encoded by the exons ATGGCTTCTGACAAAG GTTCTTCAGCAGGAGATGCCACCTTGAG GAGGAGAATTGAACCCTGGGAATTTGAAGTCTTCTTTGATCCCAGAGAACTCCGTAAAGAGGCCTGCCTGCTCTATGAAATCCAGTGGGGCACAAGCCATAAGATGTGGCGAAACACAGGCAAAAATACTGCCAACCATGTGGAActcaattttatagaaaaatttactTCAGAAAGACGGTATTGCCCATCCACCCACTGTTCTATCACCTGGTTCCTGTCCTGGAGTCCGTGTTGGGAATGCTGCAAGGCTATTAGAGGATTTTTGAGTCAACACCCTAGTGTCACTCTGGTTATTTATGTAACACGGCTCTTCTGGCACATGGATCCACAAAACCGGCAAGGGCTCCAAGACCTCCTCAAAAGTGGTGTGACTGTCCAGATCATGAGAGCCCCAg AGTATGATCATTGCTGGAAGAATTTTGTCAACTACCCACCTGGGAAAGAAGATCACTGGCCAAGATACCCTGAGCTATGGATGAAGCTGTATGAGCTGGAACTCTACTGCATAATTCTA agtcTCCCTCCCTGTTTAAAGATttcaagaagaaatcagaatCAGCTTACATTGTTCAGACTTACTCTTCAAAATTGCCATTACCAAATTATTCCACCCCATATCCTTTTAGATACAGGGTTGATACAACTTCCTGTGATTTGGAGATGA
- the GDF3 gene encoding growth/differentiation factor 3: MIPCLTILVLRILVTVSLGQTFQFQEHVFLQLLGLDKVPSPQKFQPVPSILKRIFWDGEAAATNGGSRDLCYLKDLGTHGNIVRHLLDQGLFLYSEKLPQASPCLRKLLYFNLSAVQDTEQLTMAQLGLDLGPNTYYKLGPELELALSLVQEPHVGGQSIPKPGKRLVLQSVPWPQGVVRFNLLDVAKVWNNNPRENLGLLLEILVKRTRDPGVNFQLQDTCARLRQSLQASLLVVSLNPEQCHPSSRRRREAIPAPKASCKNLCHRHQLFINFRDLGWHKWIIAPKGFMANYCHGDCPFSLTTSLNSSNYAFMQALMHAVDPAIPRAVCIPTKLSPISMLYQDNDDNVILRHYEDMVVDECGCG; this comes from the exons ATGATTCCTTGCCTGACCATCTTGGTTCTCCGCATCCTGGTAACTGTGTCTTTGGGCCAGACTTTCCAATTCCAAGAACATGTCTTTCTCCAATTGCTGGGCTTAGACAAAGTGCCCTCACCCCAGAAGTTCCAACCTGTGCCTTCTATCTTGAAGAGAATTTTCTGGGATGGAGAGGCAGCAGCAACCAATGGGGGCTCCCGAGATTTATGCTACCTAAAGGATCTCGGTACGCATGGGAACATAGTCCGACATCTCCTGGATCAAG GTCTCTTTCTTTACTCAGAGAAACTTCCTCAAGCCTCCCCTTGCCTGCGGAAGCTGCTCTACTTTAACCTGTCTGCCGTTCAAGATACGGAGCAGCTAACGATGGCCCAGCTGGGCCTAGATTTGGGGCCCAACACTTACTATAAGCTGGGACCGGAACTGGAGTTGGCTCTGTCCCTGGTTCAGGAGCCTCACGTGGGGGGCCAGTCCATCCCCAAACCAGGGAAAAGGCTCGTGTTACAGTCAGTCCCATGGCCTCAAGGAGTTGTGCGCTTTAACCTGCTGGACGTGGCGAAGGTTTGGAATAACAACCCCAGGGAGAACTTAGGTTTGTTGCTAGAGATACTGGTCAAGAGGACCAGAGACCCGGGGGTGAATTTTCAGCTTCAGGACACCTGTGCCAGACTGAGACAATCCCTTCAGGCTTCCCTGCTGGTGGTGAGTCTCAACCCGGAGCAGTGCCACCCTTCATCCCGAAGAAGGAGGGAAGCCATCCCTGCCCCTAAAGCTTCTTGCAAGAACCTCTGCCATCGTCACCAGCTGTTCATCAACTTCCGGGACTTAGGCTGGCACAAGTGGATTATTGCTCCCAAAGGGTTCATGGCCAACTATTGCCATGGGGACTGTCCTTTCTCCCTGACCACCTCCCTCAACAGTTCCAATTATGCTTTCATGCAAGCCCTGATGCATGCGGTTGACCCAGCGATCCCCCGGGCTGTCTGTATCCCCACCAAGCTGTCCCCCATTTCCATGCTCTATCAGGACAATGATGACAATGTCATTTTACGACATTATGAAGACATGGTGGTTGACGAATGTGGATGTGGGTAG